From one bacterium genomic stretch:
- a CDS encoding 30S ribosomal protein S20, whose translation MKTAAKARERNRRDRARCRTAEKRVTQQTDATQVIDKLSSAYTTLDRMASKGILHPRTAARRKARLARHANSLNS comes from the coding sequence ATGAAAACTGCCGCAAAAGCCCGGGAGAGGAATCGCCGGGATCGTGCGCGGTGCCGAACTGCGGAAAAGCGTGTGACGCAACAAACCGATGCAACCCAGGTTATTGACAAGCTCAGTTCTGCGTATACTACTCTTGACAGAATGGCTTCAAAAGGGATTTTACATCCAAGGACCGCAGCACGTCGAAAGGCACGCTTGGCAAGACATGCCAACTCCTTGAATTCTTAG
- a CDS encoding NAD-dependent deacylase: MLKETHRITVLTGAGISAESGLETFRGKSGIWNQMKPEELASMDGFMANPGLVWEWYRYRRTILATAQPNPAHHALAEWSKLCKDFTLVTQNVDGLHQVAGQRAVLELHGNIRLNRCLRCGKEEDAELLASHDGIPYCQCGGQLRPSVVWFGEELPRKVLDEAIRASDSCQLFLVIGTSAEVYPAAHLPEIAREHGAATLEINVEQTRFSSQATVSILGLASQAVPAVLQTWKSLNLQ; this comes from the coding sequence ATCCTCAAGGAAACCCATCGCATTACGGTACTTACCGGTGCCGGCATATCTGCGGAGTCGGGCTTGGAAACGTTTCGAGGCAAATCCGGCATCTGGAACCAAATGAAGCCTGAAGAACTTGCGAGTATGGACGGCTTCATGGCAAACCCAGGACTGGTTTGGGAGTGGTATAGATATAGAAGGACAATCCTGGCGACCGCACAACCGAATCCAGCTCATCATGCCTTAGCTGAATGGTCAAAACTGTGCAAAGACTTTACTCTTGTAACCCAGAACGTCGATGGTTTACACCAAGTTGCAGGCCAAAGAGCTGTTTTGGAACTACACGGGAACATCAGACTCAATCGATGTCTCAGATGCGGCAAAGAAGAGGATGCGGAATTGCTTGCTTCGCATGATGGAATTCCTTATTGTCAATGCGGTGGTCAGTTGCGTCCCAGCGTAGTTTGGTTCGGCGAAGAACTTCCCAGAAAAGTGCTTGACGAAGCGATACGAGCATCAGACTCGTGCCAGCTGTTTCTTGTAATCGGAACTTCGGCGGAAGTCTATCCAGCCGCACATTTGCCCGAGATTGCCAGAGAACACGGAGCAGCAACTCTGGAAATAAACGTGGAGCAAACCCGTTTCAGTTCACAAGCAACGGTTTCAATACTCGGCCTAGCGTCCCAGGCAGTGCCAGCAGTCCTTCAAACTTGGAAATCACTGAATCTTCAATAG
- a CDS encoding tetratricopeptide repeat protein — translation MIARKLASIAIWSALLAVFVHGGCAYYNTFYNIKKDFKAAERQQQKVLATGEATMPPRPGQPNQSSSSAQVYQNILQSCAKLLEYYPNSRWIDDALMIMGICYYRSDEFARAERKFTELLTIFPTSKHTEDALVWKARSLFAQEQLDVAEEFLSTAEVKLKSPDAIAATYRIRARISEKRERPEEAISFLERIRDISYDRSDKASDFLSLGKSYEKLSRNSEAKSALLRCLDLTRDPSEVFEARRLLAQMESQEGNYQKARALLRPLQTDRRFLERAGDVQVELARVEAVSGSPDLCIQMLELYCSTAPQGESKARAYYLQGEVARDRLGHYEIAQAKFDSVAGAGASRSLQDSARIMSRQLQQGLTALSVIPELENNLRSLLQEPQEAKTSDSAEARDSNASAGLNETKTSDTEVLNRGAEQVSTADTMVSISSADTNSQSREVTTNDSTDSLRPDTEFIPESRIDSNLSPAELVTDSIMRALSQNDSLRRSLTEEIKDDSVPKAEQEKADSNDTNVLRERIASISVQLVAAHLDAASFYELVVNQPDSALEHTKRAVAVPDSSYEHWRASMQLGLELERRDPSDQGALVQFQRIAAAEAAPTSIRNAARARLGLPELAVEKSDQELALELAEKKFLTDSVDSNELLMLYRAALAYDSTSASGIKSLQAIAYIQEYLQAEYDSALHTHLAIGRLFPDSTFSEVSILKAQEPDSNSIFMMTDEDLQATLAPVIDVLSTSSDSTGWPPEESSLRGRRFH, via the coding sequence ATGATAGCAAGAAAGCTCGCGTCCATAGCGATTTGGAGCGCCTTATTGGCCGTATTCGTCCATGGTGGATGTGCGTACTATAACACGTTTTACAACATCAAGAAGGACTTTAAGGCCGCGGAAAGGCAGCAACAGAAAGTACTCGCAACTGGCGAAGCAACAATGCCGCCACGCCCCGGGCAGCCCAATCAGAGTTCTTCATCGGCGCAAGTATACCAGAATATCTTGCAGTCTTGCGCAAAGCTGCTTGAATACTATCCGAACAGCCGGTGGATAGATGATGCTTTAATGATCATGGGGATTTGTTACTACAGATCTGACGAGTTCGCGCGCGCCGAACGGAAATTCACTGAACTGCTTACGATTTTTCCAACCAGTAAGCACACTGAAGACGCGCTTGTTTGGAAAGCCAGGTCTCTTTTTGCGCAGGAACAACTGGACGTTGCAGAAGAATTTCTTTCGACCGCAGAAGTCAAACTGAAGTCTCCGGACGCTATTGCAGCAACTTATAGAATACGAGCTCGCATTAGCGAAAAACGAGAGCGTCCAGAAGAAGCTATCTCCTTTTTGGAACGAATTCGTGACATTTCATATGACCGAAGCGACAAGGCAAGCGACTTCCTTTCTCTTGGCAAATCCTATGAAAAATTGTCACGAAATTCTGAAGCAAAATCCGCGCTTCTGCGATGTCTGGATCTTACCAGGGATCCGAGCGAAGTCTTTGAAGCAAGGCGACTATTAGCGCAGATGGAGTCGCAGGAGGGGAACTATCAGAAGGCGCGTGCACTATTGAGACCTCTTCAAACAGATCGAAGGTTTCTCGAACGGGCGGGAGATGTCCAAGTAGAATTAGCAAGAGTTGAAGCAGTTAGCGGTTCCCCGGATTTATGTATCCAGATGCTGGAGCTTTATTGTTCCACTGCTCCGCAAGGAGAGTCAAAAGCAAGAGCCTATTACCTTCAAGGCGAAGTCGCGCGGGACAGACTAGGTCACTATGAAATCGCACAAGCGAAATTTGACAGCGTGGCAGGGGCGGGTGCTTCACGGTCATTGCAGGATTCAGCGCGGATCATGTCAAGACAGCTTCAACAAGGACTAACCGCTCTTTCTGTAATCCCCGAGCTTGAGAATAATCTGAGATCGTTGCTTCAAGAACCGCAAGAAGCTAAAACCTCCGATTCTGCAGAGGCACGTGACTCGAATGCGAGCGCCGGTCTAAACGAGACCAAAACTTCCGATACCGAAGTATTGAATCGGGGAGCCGAGCAAGTATCGACAGCCGATACGATGGTCAGCATTTCAAGTGCAGACACGAATTCTCAAAGTCGTGAGGTAACAACAAACGATTCCACGGACTCACTCCGCCCGGACACCGAGTTCATACCCGAATCAAGGATCGACTCGAACTTGAGTCCAGCCGAGCTGGTAACGGATTCAATCATGAGAGCCTTGTCACAAAACGACTCGCTGCGGAGGAGTTTGACAGAGGAAATAAAGGACGACTCCGTCCCGAAAGCCGAGCAGGAGAAAGCAGATTCGAATGACACTAATGTTTTGAGGGAAAGAATTGCGTCAATCAGTGTCCAACTCGTGGCCGCACATCTTGACGCTGCTTCTTTCTACGAATTGGTTGTGAACCAGCCTGACAGTGCACTTGAGCATACAAAAAGAGCGGTTGCAGTTCCCGATTCATCTTACGAACATTGGCGCGCAAGCATGCAACTTGGACTTGAACTTGAGAGGCGAGATCCGAGTGATCAAGGCGCGCTTGTTCAGTTTCAGCGGATTGCTGCCGCCGAAGCTGCGCCAACATCAATTAGAAACGCAGCAAGGGCAAGACTAGGCCTTCCTGAATTAGCGGTTGAAAAGAGTGATCAGGAACTCGCTTTGGAATTGGCAGAAAAGAAGTTTTTGACCGATTCAGTCGACTCGAACGAGCTTCTCATGTTGTACAGGGCGGCGCTAGCATATGATTCAACAAGCGCATCAGGGATCAAATCACTTCAGGCAATCGCCTACATCCAGGAGTACCTTCAAGCTGAGTATGATTCAGCTCTGCACACGCATCTAGCAATCGGGCGGTTGTTCCCCGATTCGACTTTCTCCGAAGTTTCAATTCTGAAAGCACAGGAACCGGATTCGAATTCGATTTTCATGATGACCGATGAGGACTTGCAGGCGACTCTCGCACCGGTAATTGATGTCTTGAGTACTTCATCAGATTCGACTGGTTGGCCACCAGAGGAGTCATCACTTCGTGGCCGGCGATTCCATTGA
- a CDS encoding phosphatidate cytidylyltransferase — translation MSNLAIRIAATIVGIPILLTAAMVGGSWLILLIVMIQLAILLEWRKFAHAAGVPLWSPAVGIAVAGLDLFVFGTHSNLMNGESIAAIYFWVLLVVFSRSRKPLLQLGYGALFLVYVALPLSLWFSITQSGNDERFGRIGALGVLFLSTWLCDSAAYFGGRTFGRTKLYPMASPNKTVEGAVSGFLGSSTLLPVMSSVGAAIPNTSDFVAIPIITGIAGQIGDLIESLMKREAGMKDSSRMIPGHGGFLDRFDSLLLSSPLFLAYLYFTTT, via the coding sequence ATGTCCAATCTAGCCATTCGCATTGCTGCAACCATTGTTGGAATTCCAATTCTACTGACCGCGGCGATGGTCGGAGGGAGTTGGCTAATCCTGTTGATTGTAATGATTCAGCTGGCCATCTTGCTTGAATGGCGTAAGTTTGCACATGCTGCTGGTGTTCCTCTTTGGTCACCGGCCGTGGGAATAGCCGTCGCAGGATTGGATTTGTTTGTTTTCGGGACGCACAGCAATTTGATGAATGGTGAATCTATTGCTGCTATCTACTTTTGGGTACTGTTGGTAGTTTTCAGCCGCTCAAGAAAGCCGTTGCTTCAATTGGGATATGGCGCACTGTTTCTTGTGTACGTGGCTTTGCCATTGTCGCTTTGGTTCAGTATCACCCAAAGTGGAAATGATGAACGATTTGGACGGATTGGTGCACTAGGTGTTTTATTTTTGTCGACATGGCTCTGTGATTCCGCTGCATATTTTGGAGGCCGGACATTCGGCAGAACAAAACTCTACCCGATGGCAAGTCCCAACAAGACCGTAGAAGGAGCGGTATCAGGATTTCTGGGAAGCTCAACTTTATTACCGGTAATGTCGTCTGTTGGCGCCGCAATACCAAACACTTCAGATTTCGTTGCAATCCCAATAATAACCGGCATTGCAGGTCAAATCGGCGATCTTATTGAATCGCTAATGAAGCGTGAAGCGGGAATGAAAGATAGCTCGAGGATGATTCCCGGACATGGTGGATTTCTGGACCGATTCGATTCACTTCTGCTTTCCTCGCCTCTTTTTCTTGCCTACCTATATTTTACAACAACGTAG
- a CDS encoding ubiquinone/menaquinone biosynthesis methyltransferase, whose translation MFDRISSSYDRLNRFFSMGIDVVWRSHAVKDLKLTPGMSILDCSAGTGDMSLEAHRQCSDIHTILYDPAESMLQIAGQKASRRGIRSFELKCGAAEQIDYPDCYFDRFMVAFGIRNFQHLEKGLGELHRVLKPGGSGVILEFTPDRSKIIDFLFKWYMWWVMRPIGGAVSRDKDAYRYLAETIQKFPSSEKLVDMYRSVGFSHVEAKRLSLGIATRFLLTK comes from the coding sequence ATGTTCGATCGCATATCGAGTTCATACGACCGTCTAAATAGGTTCTTCTCGATGGGGATCGACGTAGTATGGCGCAGTCATGCTGTCAAAGACTTGAAGTTGACTCCAGGAATGTCAATCCTTGATTGCAGTGCAGGTACCGGTGACATGTCATTGGAAGCGCATCGGCAATGCAGCGATATCCATACAATTCTATATGATCCCGCAGAAAGCATGCTTCAGATTGCAGGCCAAAAGGCAAGCAGGCGCGGCATACGCAGCTTTGAGTTGAAGTGCGGTGCTGCAGAGCAAATCGACTATCCGGACTGCTACTTTGACCGTTTCATGGTTGCATTTGGCATTCGCAATTTCCAGCATCTTGAAAAAGGATTAGGTGAACTTCATCGTGTTCTGAAACCAGGGGGTAGCGGAGTGATTTTGGAGTTTACGCCTGATAGATCCAAGATTATAGACTTCCTGTTCAAGTGGTATATGTGGTGGGTCATGAGACCGATCGGAGGTGCCGTATCAAGAGACAAGGACGCCTACCGATACCTTGCCGAGACCATTCAGAAGTTTCCAAGTTCGGAAAAACTTGTGGACATGTATCGAAGCGTCGGCTTTAGCCATGTTGAGGCAAAGCGATTATCTCTCGGAATCGCTACCAGGTTTCTCTTGACTAAATAG
- a CDS encoding ComEC/Rec2 family competence protein, with product MSLFICVSIVKLLVLTSVLAVCGLLGLVFISSSNVSRFLVYTAIVLTVVLRGVSSLSRDERTHFSESISDTATVSCRGVVAWKDESFGESSHGRVWLEYVQIRTDTVCLNLQNTRIRLRIPELNSATISVGDVVAFQGILESAASIQSRSVKELCWSLREKHIAEARLSDTLSLVVLQSSGGLRRIVHSAREKIIDTLERFLKPDARVVAGALLLGSRGSFTPEFRHDLQMTGLAHLFALSGLNTGLLVSLLWLVLSCLRIPSKPRYLLLLGILAFYCMLGLGVPSLFRSSLMAGLVIIARLLAKPSHPINLLLFAAAVELFVWPLHVLDAGFHLSYLSMAGILAAYSKLKIPLQNLLRSESSSIRRRISDILAGTFGAQFATAPVAALFFQQVPAIAVLANVVAIPLFSLLIVLTITLLLFASIIPYLAIVLARTIELLVDFLGILVTSSAELVGSSISVILPTYTHFLAVILVIAAVSFALAGRTYWTLVLGLLTLNLFQWAPLLETNDETKVISYGDRYSNLLFVQSAGSTCLIGCGSQWSESRTRDFITNELRKCERNSLDILIIPTRFSKDIGGSEIVIDEFRPGVLVDLGHPVESNSSDELDAVISLSKIPYKRGETGDQWSTGDVNCLVNYVDRSAKGTTWEISISGGKASLRVSNDTIAVRDLEKTLDDTSALVIGFPPAKSMHGIWHFTEAGWQRRDSRSYALMNAFHLPLT from the coding sequence TTGTCACTGTTCATTTGCGTCAGCATAGTAAAGTTGCTTGTACTGACGTCCGTGCTCGCGGTTTGCGGCTTATTGGGCTTAGTGTTCATTTCGTCAAGCAATGTCAGTCGATTTCTGGTCTATACGGCGATCGTTTTGACTGTAGTGTTGCGAGGTGTATCCTCACTTTCCAGAGACGAAAGGACACATTTTAGTGAATCTATTTCTGACACCGCGACAGTCTCTTGTCGCGGTGTTGTGGCTTGGAAGGATGAATCATTTGGGGAATCATCTCATGGCAGAGTGTGGCTTGAATATGTGCAAATACGCACAGATACTGTATGCCTGAACCTGCAAAACACTCGCATTCGACTTCGAATACCAGAGCTTAATTCAGCGACCATATCTGTTGGCGATGTAGTTGCTTTTCAAGGAATCCTGGAATCCGCCGCTTCAATTCAAAGTCGATCCGTGAAAGAGCTTTGCTGGTCATTAAGAGAAAAGCACATTGCGGAGGCAAGACTTAGCGATACGTTGTCACTTGTGGTTCTCCAGAGCAGCGGCGGCCTGCGTAGAATCGTGCATTCAGCGAGAGAGAAGATCATTGACACACTTGAGCGCTTCCTGAAACCCGATGCGAGGGTAGTAGCCGGTGCATTATTGCTGGGATCCCGCGGCAGCTTCACACCAGAGTTTCGGCACGACCTTCAAATGACCGGTCTCGCTCACCTATTCGCATTGAGCGGACTTAATACAGGACTCCTTGTGTCCTTACTTTGGCTTGTACTTTCATGTCTAAGAATTCCAAGCAAACCAAGGTATCTGCTACTCCTCGGGATCTTAGCCTTCTATTGTATGCTCGGCCTGGGCGTGCCATCACTATTTCGATCCTCTTTGATGGCGGGCTTGGTAATTATTGCTCGTCTCCTTGCGAAGCCTAGTCATCCCATAAACCTCCTTTTATTCGCGGCAGCAGTTGAGCTGTTTGTGTGGCCACTGCACGTTCTTGATGCCGGTTTTCATCTAAGCTATCTTTCTATGGCAGGCATACTTGCGGCGTACAGCAAGCTGAAAATCCCGTTGCAGAACTTGCTTAGATCCGAATCAAGCTCAATTCGCCGAAGAATCTCTGATATCTTAGCGGGAACTTTTGGGGCACAGTTTGCGACGGCACCTGTTGCGGCACTTTTTTTTCAGCAGGTCCCGGCGATCGCCGTGCTCGCAAATGTAGTCGCAATACCACTCTTTTCATTGCTAATAGTATTAACAATTACGCTACTATTATTCGCAAGTATAATTCCCTACCTCGCCATTGTCCTGGCTAGAACGATCGAGCTTTTGGTGGACTTTCTAGGGATACTGGTCACTTCATCCGCAGAGCTTGTTGGTTCGAGCATATCAGTCATCTTGCCGACTTATACACACTTTCTTGCAGTTATTTTAGTAATTGCTGCGGTGTCATTCGCTCTGGCAGGGAGGACATACTGGACATTGGTGCTTGGCCTACTGACATTGAATCTGTTTCAATGGGCACCATTGCTTGAAACTAACGACGAAACAAAAGTGATTTCTTACGGTGACCGCTACAGCAATCTCTTGTTCGTTCAATCCGCGGGCAGCACGTGCTTGATCGGGTGCGGAAGTCAGTGGTCAGAGTCGAGGACAAGGGATTTTATCACAAATGAGCTTCGAAAGTGCGAAAGGAACAGTTTAGATATTTTGATTATTCCAACTAGATTTAGTAAAGATATCGGTGGTTCTGAAATTGTTATAGACGAATTTCGCCCTGGAGTCTTAGTAGATCTTGGTCATCCTGTCGAATCAAATAGTTCAGATGAACTTGATGCGGTTATTAGTTTGTCCAAAATACCATACAAGAGGGGAGAAACTGGTGATCAGTGGTCTACTGGCGATGTCAATTGTTTGGTAAATTACGTCGACAGGTCAGCAAAAGGCACCACATGGGAAATTAGCATAAGTGGCGGAAAAGCCAGTTTAAGAGTGTCAAATGACACAATAGCAGTTCGTGATTTAGAGAAGACACTTGACGACACTTCCGCGCTTGTGATCGGGTTTCCACCAGCAAAATCGATGCATGGTATCTGGCATTTTACAGAAGCTGGATGGCAAAGGCGTGATTCCCGTTCTTATGCCTTGATGAACGCATTTCATTTACCTTTGACCTGA